From the genome of Desulfobaculum xiamenense, one region includes:
- a CDS encoding phosphoribosylformylglycinamidine synthase subunit PurQ, producing MAEVRTLVITGNGTNCEKESAYAAELAGADSATIVYFSDLIAGRCRVEDYNFLIFPGGFLDGDDLGAAQAAALRWKFAETREGTPLVDQLRSFFNAGGLILGICNGFQLLVKLGLLPAVGGKYFERQVSLSHNDSAKFEDRWVHLKANPKSPCVFTKGLDILEMPIRHGEGKLTAKDEATLTALMDDELVALQYAHPATGEPTQEYPFNPNGSPFGIAGLTDPTGRILGLMPHPEAFNHPTNHPAWTRGARPTLGTVLIENAVKYIKSR from the coding sequence ATGGCGGAGGTCAGAACCCTCGTCATCACCGGCAACGGTACGAATTGCGAGAAGGAATCGGCCTATGCGGCCGAGTTGGCCGGTGCCGACAGCGCCACTATCGTCTACTTTTCGGATCTCATCGCCGGGCGCTGCCGCGTTGAGGACTACAACTTCCTGATCTTCCCCGGAGGATTTCTGGACGGCGACGACCTCGGCGCGGCGCAGGCCGCTGCGCTACGGTGGAAGTTCGCCGAAACCCGCGAGGGCACGCCCCTTGTCGATCAGCTCCGGTCGTTCTTCAATGCCGGGGGTCTCATCCTCGGCATCTGCAACGGCTTCCAGCTTCTGGTGAAGCTCGGCCTGCTGCCCGCCGTGGGCGGCAAGTACTTCGAGCGACAGGTTTCCCTGTCGCACAACGACTCCGCCAAGTTCGAGGACCGCTGGGTCCACCTCAAGGCCAATCCCAAAAGCCCCTGTGTCTTCACCAAGGGGCTGGACATCCTCGAAATGCCCATTCGCCACGGCGAGGGCAAGCTCACCGCGAAGGACGAAGCCACGCTGACCGCCCTCATGGACGACGAACTCGTGGCCCTGCAATACGCGCACCCCGCCACCGGTGAGCCGACGCAGGAGTACCCCTTCAATCCCAACGGTTCGCCCTTCGGCATCGCCGGACTGACCGACCCGACCGGTCGCATCCTCGGCCTCATGCCGCACCCCGAAGCGTTCAACCATCCCACCAACCATCCCGCATGGACCCGCGGCGCGCGGCCCACGCTGGGAACGGTGCTCATCGAGAACGCCGTCAAGTACATCAAGAGCCGATAG
- a CDS encoding CTP synthase yields MKTKFIFVTGGVLSSLGKGLSAASIGALLKARGLTCTIQKLDPYINVDPGTMNPFQHGEVYVTNDGAETDLDMGHYERFLDVPMSQRNNYTSGSIYYSVITKERRGDYLGGTVQVIPHITDEIKSAVLSLASDDLDVALIEIGGTVGDIEGQPFLEAIRQLRIDLGKENCLYIHLTLVPYLQAAGEVKTKPTQHSVKELRSIGIQPDIMICRSEVPLDEHIKGKIALFCNVDPDAVFCAKDIDNIYKLPLAFYEEGIDQKIAIMLRLPAKNPDLTPWYDLEHNIDNPKGDVTIGIVGKYVDLKEAYKSLHEALVHGGFANRVTVNLKYINSEEITADNVAERLTGLDGILVPGGFGSRGVEGKIKAIEYARVNKVPFFGICLGMQCSVIEFARNVAGFEAANSEEFDQNTPDPVIYLMKEWYDFQTGRVERRDESSNKGGTMRLGAYPCKIVPDTNASRAYGEENISERHRHRYEFNNAYIERLREKGLVFSGTSPDGELMEIVEVKDHPWFLGCQFHPEFQSNPMRPHPLFRDFIKAAKEQRKGK; encoded by the coding sequence ATGAAAACGAAGTTCATCTTTGTCACTGGTGGCGTGTTGTCTTCCCTCGGGAAGGGGCTTTCCGCCGCCTCCATCGGCGCATTGCTCAAGGCCAGGGGCCTCACCTGCACCATTCAGAAGCTTGACCCCTATATCAACGTTGACCCCGGCACCATGAATCCGTTCCAGCACGGCGAGGTGTACGTGACCAACGACGGAGCCGAGACGGACCTGGATATGGGGCACTACGAGCGTTTTCTCGATGTGCCCATGAGTCAGCGCAACAACTACACCTCTGGCAGCATCTACTACAGCGTCATCACCAAGGAGCGCCGCGGCGACTACCTCGGCGGCACTGTGCAGGTGATTCCGCACATCACCGACGAAATCAAGAGCGCCGTGCTGAGCCTCGCCAGCGATGATCTGGACGTGGCCCTCATTGAGATCGGCGGCACCGTCGGCGACATTGAAGGCCAGCCCTTCCTCGAAGCCATTCGCCAGCTGCGCATCGACCTCGGCAAGGAAAACTGCCTCTACATCCACCTGACGCTGGTGCCCTACCTGCAGGCCGCTGGCGAGGTGAAGACCAAGCCGACCCAGCACTCCGTGAAGGAGCTGCGCTCCATCGGCATCCAGCCCGACATCATGATCTGCCGCAGCGAAGTGCCGCTGGACGAGCACATCAAGGGCAAGATTGCGCTGTTCTGCAACGTCGATCCCGACGCCGTCTTCTGCGCCAAGGATATCGACAATATTTACAAGCTCCCGCTGGCCTTCTACGAGGAGGGTATCGACCAGAAGATCGCCATCATGCTGCGTCTGCCCGCCAAGAACCCGGACCTCACCCCGTGGTATGACCTTGAGCACAACATCGACAATCCCAAGGGTGATGTGACCATCGGCATCGTGGGCAAGTACGTGGACCTCAAGGAAGCCTACAAGAGCCTGCACGAGGCGCTGGTGCACGGCGGTTTCGCCAACCGCGTGACCGTGAACCTCAAGTACATCAATTCCGAGGAAATCACCGCCGACAACGTTGCCGAGCGCCTGACCGGCCTTGATGGCATTCTGGTTCCCGGTGGCTTCGGTTCCCGTGGTGTCGAGGGCAAGATCAAGGCCATCGAGTACGCCCGCGTGAACAAGGTGCCCTTCTTCGGCATCTGCCTCGGCATGCAGTGCTCCGTGATCGAGTTCGCCCGCAACGTCGCTGGCTTTGAGGCCGCCAACTCCGAGGAATTCGATCAGAACACTCCCGATCCGGTCATTTACCTGATGAAGGAGTGGTACGACTTCCAGACCGGCCGCGTGGAGCGCCGCGACGAGTCCAGCAACAAGGGCGGCACCATGCGCCTTGGCGCGTACCCCTGCAAGATCGTGCCGGACACCAATGCCAGCCGCGCCTACGGCGAGGAGAACATCAGCGAGCGTCACCGCCACCGCTATGAGTTCAACAACGCCTACATCGAGCGCCTGCGCGAGAAGGGTCTCGTGTTCTCCGGCACCTCTCCGGATGGCGAGCTGATGGAAATCGTCGAGGTCAAGGACCATCCGTGGTTCCTCGGCTGCCAGTTCCATCCCGAATTCCAGTCCAACCCCATGCGGCCCCATCCCCTGTTCCGGGACTTCATCAAGGCCGCCAAGGAGCAGAGGAAGGGCAAGTAG
- the kdsA gene encoding 3-deoxy-8-phosphooctulonate synthase codes for MNSTELYELSCTGPFVIAGPCALESLDIALRTGERVAEAARALGLTAVFKSSFDKANRTSVTSFRGPGMEEGLRMLARVKEATGLPVITDIHAPEQAAVVAEVADVIQIPAFLCRQTDLLVAAGETGRIISVKKGQFLAPWDMRHAVEKIRSTGNGKIWLTERGASFGYNNLVVDFRALSIMAGFGCPVVFDATHSVQLPGGQGGCSGGQREFVPVLARAAVAAGANGVFLETHPDPDKALCDGPNSWPLDRLDALLRDLVALWNVGHEC; via the coding sequence ATGAATTCCACTGAACTCTACGAGCTTTCCTGCACGGGTCCGTTTGTCATAGCGGGCCCGTGCGCCCTCGAAAGTCTCGATATCGCACTGCGTACCGGCGAGCGGGTGGCCGAGGCCGCCCGTGCGCTTGGGCTGACGGCCGTCTTCAAGAGTTCCTTCGACAAGGCCAACCGCACCTCGGTGACCAGCTTCCGTGGCCCCGGCATGGAGGAGGGACTCCGAATGCTGGCCCGCGTCAAGGAGGCCACCGGCCTTCCCGTCATCACCGACATTCACGCCCCCGAGCAGGCCGCCGTTGTGGCCGAAGTGGCGGACGTCATCCAGATTCCCGCCTTCCTCTGCCGGCAGACCGACCTTCTGGTCGCCGCGGGCGAGACCGGGCGGATCATCAGCGTGAAGAAGGGTCAGTTCCTCGCTCCGTGGGACATGCGCCACGCGGTGGAGAAGATTCGCTCCACCGGCAACGGCAAGATATGGCTCACCGAGCGCGGCGCATCCTTCGGATACAACAATCTCGTCGTGGATTTCCGCGCTTTGTCCATCATGGCCGGGTTCGGCTGCCCCGTGGTGTTCGACGCCACGCATTCCGTGCAGTTGCCGGGCGGGCAGGGTGGATGTTCTGGCGGGCAGCGCGAGTTCGTGCCCGTGCTGGCTCGTGCGGCCGTTGCCGCCGGTGCCAACGGCGTGTTCCTCGAAACGCATCCTGATCCGGACAAGGCTCTGTGCGACGGTCCCAACTCCTGGCCCCTCGATCGGCTCGACGCGCTGCTGCGCGATCTCGTCGCCCTGTGGAATGTCGGCCATGAGTGCTAG
- a CDS encoding KdsC family phosphatase, translating to MSASEAAIAAARQVRVLVLDVDGVLTDGGLYYDAAGDVSKRFNVQDGLGIKLAQAAGLVVAVITGLKSKAVEKRVRELGIKDYHAGHTAKIPLLQQICDAHGVQMSQVAYLGDDWVDAGPLRSVGLPMAVCNAQPEIRDMAAWVSTVPGGHGAVRECIRFILEAQDKLGILWEEWKIR from the coding sequence ATGAGTGCTAGCGAAGCCGCCATTGCCGCAGCTCGTCAGGTGCGGGTGCTCGTGCTCGACGTGGACGGTGTGCTCACCGATGGCGGGCTGTACTACGACGCGGCGGGAGATGTCTCCAAGCGCTTCAACGTGCAGGATGGGCTGGGCATCAAGCTCGCCCAGGCCGCCGGTCTCGTCGTGGCCGTCATCACCGGACTGAAGTCCAAGGCTGTGGAGAAGCGCGTGCGCGAACTCGGCATCAAGGACTACCACGCTGGACACACGGCCAAGATTCCCCTGCTGCAACAGATTTGCGACGCCCATGGCGTGCAGATGTCGCAGGTCGCCTATCTTGGCGACGACTGGGTTGACGCCGGGCCTTTGCGCAGCGTTGGTCTGCCCATGGCCGTGTGTAACGCCCAGCCCGAGATTCGCGACATGGCCGCGTGGGTGTCCACCGTTCCCGGCGGACATGGTGCCGTACGCGAGTGCATCCGCTTCATCCTCGAAGCGCAGGACAAGCTGGGCATCCTCTGGGAGGAATGGAAAATCCGATGA
- the lptC gene encoding LPS export ABC transporter periplasmic protein LptC, which produces MNRSRLVLVITVSLIAILGAAYLVWIGSGGPDGDDVITAPPVDMSMQGVELTRSSGDGSRWTLKAEGAEYQQEDGVVSVRSPRIEWERADHDSVTVTSASGTVDQSSGNAQLWPDVVIVSGDTTVHAGRLEYSEQKRSIHLREDVRIVRGGLALDAPEVVFDLDTNVITATGGVRAELTGHAEPTMEDKP; this is translated from the coding sequence ATGAACCGTTCGCGTCTCGTCCTTGTCATCACGGTTTCGTTGATTGCCATTTTGGGCGCGGCGTATCTCGTGTGGATCGGCAGCGGCGGGCCGGACGGCGACGACGTCATCACCGCACCCCCGGTGGACATGTCCATGCAGGGGGTGGAGTTGACGCGCAGTTCCGGCGACGGTTCGCGCTGGACGCTCAAGGCCGAGGGTGCCGAATATCAGCAGGAGGACGGCGTGGTCAGCGTCCGTTCCCCGCGCATCGAGTGGGAGCGCGCCGACCATGATTCCGTGACGGTCACGTCCGCGAGCGGAACCGTGGATCAGAGCAGCGGCAACGCCCAGCTCTGGCCCGACGTGGTCATCGTCTCCGGTGACACCACAGTGCACGCCGGACGCCTCGAATACAGCGAGCAGAAGCGATCCATCCACCTGCGCGAGGACGTCCGCATCGTGCGCGGAGGGCTTGCTCTCGACGCGCCGGAAGTCGTTTTCGATCTCGATACCAATGTGATTACAGCCACCGGCGGCGTCCGGGCCGAACTGACGGGCCATGCGGAGCCGACCATGGAGGACAAGCCGTGA
- a CDS encoding LptA/OstA family protein, protein MKTFPRIAAFAIAATLMTAPLAVAQSTSVPTKITSQKTVYDQDGRTVVFRGDVLVVRPDMKIWADVMTVRLDASAKQGQPGTISRIEATGNVRLEREGKKGQCAKAVYDAAKGLLTLSGDPRLADGDNSISGKVIRLWLKDNRSEVEGGDKPVEAIFFTPGAEAGK, encoded by the coding sequence GTGAAGACCTTCCCCCGTATCGCCGCGTTCGCCATCGCCGCCACGCTTATGACCGCACCTCTTGCGGTCGCGCAGTCCACGTCCGTTCCGACGAAGATCACCTCTCAGAAGACCGTCTACGATCAGGACGGCCGGACCGTCGTCTTCCGTGGCGACGTGTTGGTGGTGCGCCCCGACATGAAGATATGGGCGGACGTTATGACCGTGCGCCTCGACGCCTCCGCGAAGCAGGGGCAGCCGGGCACCATCTCCCGTATCGAGGCCACCGGCAATGTGCGCCTTGAGCGCGAGGGCAAGAAGGGCCAGTGCGCCAAGGCCGTGTACGATGCCGCCAAGGGCCTTTTGACCCTCAGCGGAGACCCGCGCCTCGCCGATGGCGACAACAGCATCTCCGGTAAGGTCATCCGCCTGTGGCTCAAGGACAACCGCAGCGAGGTCGAGGGCGGCGACAAGCCCGTGGAAGCCATATTCTTCACCCCCGGTGCCGAGGCGGGAAAGTAG
- the lptB gene encoding LPS export ABC transporter ATP-binding protein, with protein MSVISASDLCKVYGQRKVVHDIGVNVAQGEVVGLLGPNGAGKTTTFYMLAGIVKPTGGSVRLDDEEITMLPLHERARLGMSYLPQESSVFKKLTVRQNLEIVLEQSGLDRATQQARADQLLDELGITRLSDQKAMHLSGGERRRLEIARALILNPKFMLLDEPFAGIDPIAVDDIQGIVSGLREKGIGVLISDHNVRETLRICDRAYLVYEGRIILSGTPDEICADPKARRVYLGESFSL; from the coding sequence ATGTCCGTCATTTCCGCTTCCGATCTGTGCAAGGTGTACGGCCAGCGAAAGGTCGTGCACGACATCGGCGTCAACGTCGCGCAGGGCGAAGTGGTCGGCCTGCTCGGCCCCAACGGCGCGGGCAAGACCACCACGTTCTACATGCTGGCGGGCATCGTGAAGCCGACAGGCGGCTCAGTCCGGCTGGACGACGAGGAGATCACCATGCTGCCCCTGCACGAGCGGGCGCGGCTGGGCATGAGCTACCTCCCGCAGGAAAGCTCGGTGTTCAAGAAGCTCACCGTGCGGCAGAATCTGGAGATCGTGCTGGAGCAGAGCGGTCTCGACCGCGCAACCCAGCAGGCGAGGGCGGATCAGCTTCTGGACGAACTGGGCATCACCCGACTTTCGGACCAGAAGGCCATGCATCTTTCGGGCGGCGAGCGCCGTCGGCTGGAGATCGCCCGTGCCCTCATCCTCAATCCCAAGTTCATGCTGCTCGACGAGCCCTTCGCGGGCATCGACCCCATCGCCGTGGATGATATTCAGGGCATCGTGAGCGGACTTCGTGAAAAAGGTATCGGAGTACTCATTTCCGATCACAACGTTCGAGAGACGTTGAGAATCTGCGACAGAGCCTATCTCGTCTACGAGGGACGAATCATCCTGAGTGGCACTCCGGATGAAATTTGTGCCGATCCGAAGGCCCGCCGGGTGTATCTGGGAGAGAGCTTCAGTCTCTAA
- the rpoN gene encoding RNA polymerase factor sigma-54, with translation MALELRQQLKLSQQLVMTPQLQQAIKLLQLSRFELVDMVQQELLENPLLEEAVPEQAQEKAEAEENARAVEAAQTAEVMDEGVRENDAVQGADWENYLGEFSSTSRNSAAREAEIPEEGMSFEARLSSKPSLEGHLEWQLRLSDMTPRQMDIGEVIIGNIGSQGYLQATAEEIAADAGCTSEEVEVVLRRIQNFDPVGVAARDPRECLLVQIESYGYEDPILIELVSEHLEDLETKRYKPLARKFRISMEELREYLDLIQSLDPMPGAAYGSSEPQYVSPDVYVYKYEDDFIIVLNEDGLPRLTLNDFYLDSLKSGRGAPEKDYVHERLRSAQWLMKSLYQRQRTLYKVMESIVRFQRGFFENGVTSLRPLILKDVADDIEMHESTISRITTSKYVATPHGLFELKFFFNSALGLDDGSQVGSESVKAQIKSLIGEEDPHHPLSDERIAEILKERLQVNIARRTVAKYRGALGILSSSKRKEIF, from the coding sequence ATGGCACTCGAACTCAGACAACAGCTCAAGCTTTCCCAGCAACTGGTCATGACCCCGCAGTTGCAGCAGGCCATCAAACTGCTGCAGCTTTCCCGGTTTGAACTGGTTGATATGGTCCAGCAGGAACTCCTCGAAAACCCGCTTCTCGAGGAGGCCGTTCCCGAACAGGCTCAGGAGAAGGCCGAGGCCGAGGAAAATGCCCGCGCCGTAGAGGCTGCGCAGACGGCCGAGGTCATGGACGAGGGCGTTCGCGAGAACGACGCCGTTCAGGGCGCGGACTGGGAAAATTACCTCGGCGAGTTTTCGAGCACATCCCGCAATTCCGCCGCCCGCGAGGCCGAAATCCCCGAGGAGGGGATGTCCTTCGAGGCCCGGCTGTCGTCCAAGCCCTCGCTGGAGGGCCACCTTGAGTGGCAGCTCCGGCTGTCGGACATGACGCCCCGCCAGATGGACATCGGCGAGGTCATCATCGGCAACATCGGCTCGCAGGGCTATTTGCAGGCTACCGCCGAGGAAATTGCCGCCGACGCCGGGTGTACTTCCGAAGAGGTCGAGGTGGTGCTGCGTCGCATTCAGAATTTCGATCCAGTCGGCGTTGCCGCGCGTGACCCGCGCGAGTGTCTGCTCGTCCAGATCGAGTCCTACGGCTACGAGGACCCCATCCTCATCGAACTCGTCAGCGAGCACCTCGAAGATCTCGAAACCAAGCGCTATAAGCCGCTTGCCCGCAAGTTCCGCATCTCGATGGAGGAACTTCGCGAGTATCTCGATCTCATCCAATCCCTCGATCCAATGCCCGGTGCCGCCTACGGCAGCAGCGAGCCGCAGTACGTGAGCCCGGACGTCTACGTCTACAAGTACGAGGACGATTTCATCATCGTGCTCAACGAGGACGGTCTTCCTCGCCTCACGCTCAACGATTTCTATCTCGATTCCCTCAAGAGCGGCCGCGGCGCACCGGAAAAGGACTACGTCCACGAGCGGTTGCGCTCCGCACAGTGGCTGATGAAGAGCCTCTATCAGCGTCAGCGCACGCTCTATAAGGTCATGGAGAGCATCGTGCGCTTCCAGCGCGGCTTCTTCGAGAACGGCGTGACCAGTCTTCGGCCGCTCATTCTCAAGGATGTGGCCGACGACATCGAGATGCACGAATCCACCATCAGCCGCATCACCACCAGCAAGTATGTGGCGACGCCGCACGGCCTGTTCGAACTGAAGTTCTTCTTCAACAGCGCCCTTGGGCTGGACGACGGAAGTCAGGTCGGCTCCGAGAGCGTCAAGGCGCAGATCAAGAGCCTGATAGGTGAGGAGGACCCCCACCATCCACTGTCGGACGAGCGCATCGCGGAAATTCTGAAGGAACGGCTTCAGGTCAACATTGCCAGAAGAACCGTTGCCAAGTATCGCGGCGCGCTCGGCATACTCTCCTCTTCGAAACGCAAGGAGATTTTCTAG
- the hpf gene encoding ribosome hibernation-promoting factor, HPF/YfiA family — MNISLTFKNFEPSDHLRKYAQKRFEKLIKYANTGNTELKINLGVEKFRHIAEVTLSGDNMNMSAVEESEDMYSSIDLVYDKMTSQVRKLREKGKDRRRSRGTVRDEVISFEEGEAGREATIVEAQTYKPKPMLVDEAAMQLDTLNYEFLVFLNAETERVNVIYRRKTGDYGLIDPGMYE; from the coding sequence ATGAACATCAGCTTGACGTTCAAGAATTTCGAACCGTCGGATCATCTGAGGAAGTACGCGCAAAAGCGCTTCGAAAAGCTGATCAAGTATGCCAACACCGGCAATACGGAGCTGAAGATAAATCTCGGGGTGGAGAAGTTCCGCCATATCGCCGAGGTCACGCTTTCCGGTGACAACATGAACATGTCCGCCGTGGAGGAGTCCGAGGACATGTACTCCTCCATCGACCTCGTGTACGACAAGATGACGTCGCAGGTCCGCAAGCTCCGCGAAAAGGGCAAGGACCGTCGTCGTTCCCGTGGCACCGTCCGCGACGAAGTCATCAGCTTCGAAGAAGGCGAAGCCGGACGCGAGGCGACCATTGTCGAGGCGCAGACCTACAAGCCCAAGCCCATGCTGGTGGACGAGGCTGCCATGCAGCTCGATACCCTCAATTACGAATTTCTCGTTTTCCTCAACGCCGAAACCGAGCGGGTCAACGTGATCTACCGCCGCAAGACGGGAGACTATGGTCTCATTGATCCCGGGATGTACGAATGA
- a CDS encoding PTS sugar transporter subunit IIA produces MKLGDFLDNELILPELSARTKSRVLAELVAAVAERRPEIDVEAAHKVLLEREALGTTGIGEGIAIPHGKLDALEDIVLVVGRSAEGVEFDALDFRPCHIFFLVLAPEKVAGMHLRILAHISRMLKDDAFRKAFLCAEGREGLAKLLEGA; encoded by the coding sequence ATGAAGCTGGGTGATTTCCTGGATAACGAACTGATTTTGCCTGAACTTTCGGCCAGGACCAAATCTCGGGTCCTGGCCGAACTTGTGGCAGCCGTGGCTGAAAGGCGGCCGGAAATCGATGTGGAGGCCGCGCACAAGGTGCTCTTGGAGCGCGAGGCGCTCGGCACCACCGGCATCGGCGAGGGCATCGCCATCCCCCACGGCAAGCTCGACGCGCTGGAGGACATCGTCCTCGTGGTCGGGCGCTCCGCCGAGGGTGTGGAATTCGATGCGCTGGATTTCCGCCCCTGCCACATCTTCTTCCTCGTGCTCGCGCCAGAGAAGGTGGCCGGAATGCATCTGCGCATCCTCGCCCACATTTCGCGTATGCTCAAGGATGACGCATTTCGCAAGGCCTTCCTTTGTGCCGAGGGGCGCGAGGGATTGGCCAAGCTACTTGAGGGAGCGTGA
- the rapZ gene encoding RNase adapter RapZ has translation MLGRDASGAENSFPVIILSGLSGAGKSTALKVFEDLGFVTVDGLPPNLIPELVDLFQRQREVYHRGLTLGLDVRHSDFREKWTGALATMRNSGVEPRVVFVEASEEVLRRRYAATRRPHPLEQGIGLDRALVEERALLFPVRDVAEIVVDTSDYSIHDLRRTLQEKWNFLQDKRYGLHVYLVTFGFKHGVPTDADLVFDLRFLPNPYFEKALRPFTGRDKAVADFVLGSPAGREYLEKQLEFLHYVLPCYAREGRYRLTVAIGCTGGRHRSVAVAEAVFDSLRESDYAVFLEHRHLDLD, from the coding sequence ATGTTGGGCCGTGATGCATCCGGAGCGGAAAACAGCTTCCCGGTGATCATCCTCTCCGGCCTGTCCGGTGCGGGGAAATCGACGGCTCTTAAGGTTTTCGAGGACCTCGGATTCGTTACGGTGGATGGATTGCCGCCGAATCTCATCCCCGAACTCGTGGACCTTTTCCAGCGCCAGCGCGAGGTCTATCACCGTGGTCTCACGCTGGGCCTCGATGTCCGCCACTCCGACTTTCGCGAGAAATGGACCGGGGCGCTTGCCACCATGCGCAATAGCGGCGTCGAACCGCGAGTGGTCTTCGTGGAAGCCTCGGAAGAGGTTCTGCGCAGGCGTTACGCGGCGACGCGCCGTCCCCATCCGCTGGAGCAGGGCATCGGCCTTGATCGGGCGCTTGTGGAAGAGCGGGCGCTTCTGTTTCCCGTGCGTGATGTTGCGGAGATCGTGGTCGACACCTCCGACTATTCCATCCATGACCTGCGCCGCACCTTGCAAGAAAAGTGGAATTTTCTGCAGGACAAGCGCTACGGCCTGCATGTCTATCTCGTCACCTTCGGGTTCAAGCACGGCGTTCCCACGGATGCGGACCTCGTTTTCGATCTGCGGTTTCTGCCGAATCCGTACTTCGAGAAGGCGCTTCGGCCATTTACGGGGCGCGACAAGGCCGTGGCCGATTTCGTCCTTGGCTCGCCAGCGGGGCGGGAATATCTGGAAAAGCAATTGGAATTCCTGCATTATGTCCTGCCGTGCTACGCGCGGGAGGGCCGCTATCGGCTGACTGTGGCCATCGGCTGCACCGGCGGGCGGCATCGCTCCGTGGCCGTGGCTGAGGCTGTCTTTGACTCCTTGCGCGAGTCGGACTATGCAGTCTTTCTGGAACACAGGCATCTCGATTTGGATTAG
- a CDS encoding PTS sugar transporter subunit IIA, with the protein MNTDKKTKNVGVIIVTHTDYGTHLLKAAEVILGPQKACEAIGVDVAQEMDEILKNLREAVQRTDTGAGVLILTDMFGGTPTNLSLSLLGTGPLEVITGVNLPMLLKVLGTRSMDLKKLASEASNAGCQGIVVAGEILRRKVAEA; encoded by the coding sequence ATGAACACGGACAAGAAGACAAAGAACGTCGGCGTCATTATCGTCACGCATACCGATTACGGCACCCATCTGCTTAAGGCTGCCGAGGTTATCCTCGGCCCGCAGAAGGCCTGTGAGGCCATCGGTGTGGACGTCGCCCAGGAGATGGACGAGATTCTCAAGAATCTTCGAGAGGCCGTCCAGCGGACCGACACCGGTGCGGGCGTGCTTATCCTGACGGACATGTTCGGCGGCACTCCGACGAACCTGAGCCTGTCGCTTCTGGGAACCGGTCCCCTTGAAGTCATCACCGGCGTGAACCTGCCCATGCTGCTCAAGGTGCTGGGCACCCGGTCCATGGATCTCAAGAAGTTGGCCAGCGAGGCCTCCAATGCGGGCTGTCAGGGAATCGTCGTTGCGGGCGAAATCCTGCGACGAAAGGTCGCGGAGGCATAG
- a CDS encoding PTS sugar transporter subunit IIB encodes MFWVRVDNRLVHGQIIETWLPFTKSRWIIVANDELVDDALRQEIMGLAIPHGIEKRFVSVADASGFVADTFGKGADPDALVLFASCADARRAYEAGLAFPVLNLGNLHYGPGKEQICAHVALSDTDRTCLGFFSSSGIELDFRCVPSEPIQVRRTW; translated from the coding sequence ATGTTCTGGGTGCGCGTCGACAACCGGCTCGTTCATGGGCAGATAATCGAAACGTGGCTGCCGTTCACGAAGAGCCGCTGGATTATCGTCGCCAATGACGAACTTGTGGACGACGCGCTCCGGCAGGAGATCATGGGGCTGGCCATTCCGCATGGCATTGAGAAGCGTTTCGTCTCCGTCGCCGACGCATCCGGCTTTGTTGCGGATACCTTCGGCAAGGGTGCGGACCCGGATGCGCTGGTCCTGTTCGCCAGTTGTGCCGATGCCCGGCGGGCCTACGAGGCCGGGCTGGCTTTTCCTGTTTTGAATCTCGGCAACCTGCACTACGGGCCGGGCAAGGAGCAGATTTGCGCCCATGTGGCGCTGTCGGATACTGATCGGACGTGTCTCGGGTTCTTCTCCTCTTCCGGAATCGAGCTCGACTTCCGTTGCGTGCCCAGCGAACCCATTCAGGTGAGGCGCACATGGTAG